A single Gemmatimonadota bacterium DNA region contains:
- the ettA gene encoding energy-dependent translational throttle protein EttA encodes MANEPNKIIYSMVRVSKYIDKKPLIENISLSYFYGAKIGVLGLNGAGKSTLLRILAGVDEKFNGETHLAPGHTIGYLEQEPRLEPGKTVREIVEQGVQEHVDLMNEYNALSAKFADPMSDEEMNRLIEQQGELQEKIDAENIWDLDARIEQAMDALRCPPGDARVDHLSGGECRRVALCRLLLSKPDILLLDEPTNHLDAETVGWLEQHLHRYAGTVIAVTHDRYFLDNVAGWILELDRGKGIPYKGNYSSWLDQKEKRLASEANRESQRLKTLAREREWINMNPRGRHAKSRARITAYNQLLDQSVEKERDLEIYIPPGPRLGDIVIEAQGVSKGYGDTLLFENLSFSLPPGGIVGVIGPNGAGKTTLFRLITGEEQPDAGTFRIGETVSLAYVEQTRDVLAPNHNVWQAISDGEDLITLGNRDINSRAYLARFNFTGADQQKPVGQLSGGERNRVHLARILKEGANVILLDEPTNDLDVNTMRALEDALENFGGCAVIISHDRWFLDRIATHILAFEGNSEVIYFDGNYSQYEADRKRRFGADADQPHRIKYRKFTR; translated from the coding sequence ATGGCCAATGAGCCAAACAAAATCATCTATTCGATGGTGCGCGTGAGCAAATACATCGACAAAAAGCCCCTCATCGAAAACATTTCTCTTTCCTATTTCTACGGCGCAAAAATCGGTGTACTCGGCCTGAATGGCGCGGGCAAAAGCACGCTGTTGCGTATCCTTGCTGGTGTAGATGAAAAATTCAACGGCGAAACCCATCTCGCCCCCGGCCACACCATTGGGTATTTGGAACAAGAACCCCGCCTTGAACCGGGCAAAACCGTGCGCGAAATTGTCGAACAGGGCGTACAGGAGCACGTTGACCTCATGAACGAATACAATGCGCTCAGTGCCAAATTTGCCGACCCCATGTCCGACGAGGAAATGAATCGGCTAATCGAACAGCAGGGCGAACTTCAGGAAAAAATCGACGCAGAGAACATTTGGGACCTCGATGCGCGTATCGAACAGGCGATGGATGCTCTGCGTTGTCCACCGGGAGATGCGCGTGTCGATCACCTATCGGGTGGCGAATGCCGCCGTGTGGCACTTTGCCGACTGCTCCTTTCCAAACCAGATATACTCTTGCTCGACGAACCGACCAACCACCTCGACGCCGAAACCGTTGGCTGGCTCGAACAGCATTTACATCGTTATGCGGGCACCGTCATAGCCGTCACACACGACCGTTATTTCCTCGACAATGTCGCCGGATGGATACTCGAACTCGACCGAGGCAAAGGCATACCCTACAAAGGCAACTACTCTTCGTGGCTCGACCAAAAAGAAAAACGGCTGGCGAGTGAAGCAAATCGGGAAAGCCAGCGTCTGAAAACCCTTGCGCGCGAGCGCGAATGGATCAACATGAACCCACGCGGGCGACACGCAAAATCCAGAGCGAGGATTACCGCATATAATCAGTTGCTCGATCAGAGTGTGGAAAAAGAACGCGACCTCGAAATTTATATTCCGCCCGGTCCGCGCCTCGGCGATATTGTCATCGAAGCCCAGGGCGTTTCCAAAGGATATGGCGATACACTCCTCTTTGAAAATCTCTCCTTTTCCCTGCCGCCCGGCGGCATTGTCGGCGTTATCGGACCCAATGGTGCGGGAAAAACCACCCTCTTTCGCCTCATTACCGGCGAAGAACAGCCCGATGCGGGAACATTCCGCATCGGCGAAACAGTTAGCCTCGCCTATGTGGAACAAACACGCGATGTCCTCGCCCCCAATCACAATGTGTGGCAGGCCATCTCAGACGGAGAAGACCTCATTACTCTGGGCAATCGAGACATCAACTCGCGTGCCTATCTCGCGCGCTTCAACTTTACAGGAGCAGATCAGCAAAAACCCGTTGGTCAACTCTCTGGCGGCGAACGCAACCGCGTTCACCTTGCGCGCATCCTCAAAGAAGGTGCCAATGTCATATTGCTGGACGAACCGACAAATGACCTCGACGTAAACACAATGCGCGCCCTGGAAGACGCCCTTGAAAATTTTGGCGGATGCGCTGTGATCATCTCACACGACCGCTGGTTCCTCGACCGTATTGCCACGCATATCCTGGCCTTTGAAGGGAATAGCGAAGTCATCTACTTTGACGGAAATTATTCGCAGTACGAAGCAGACCGCAAACGCCGCTTCGGCGCCGACGCCGACCAACCCCATCGGATTAAATATCGAAAATTTACGCGATAG
- a CDS encoding dienelactone hydrolase family protein, translating to MIEKTIEVATSDGIMPAYVFHPEGEGPHPPVIFYFDIFGIRDELKNMCRRFARAGYYTVLPSLFYRMGNPSYNPEKFMIGGLNLEKTDPLHPMNLNTSTTNAMVIDDTGALLRHLDNEEPQANAQRVGTIGTCMGGRHALFAAATYPDHVLAFASIHGGKLVTDALDSPHLAIPKLRAEGYFGWADQDAGATEEHLQLYKTELTRCDVPHRIDFMHGALHGYFFPQRLTHYHEDAAEKSWNAVLDLFARTLKSKK from the coding sequence ATGATTGAAAAAACCATTGAAGTTGCAACTTCAGACGGTATAATGCCCGCCTATGTCTTTCATCCAGAAGGCGAAGGACCGCATCCCCCTGTCATCTTCTACTTTGACATATTTGGCATTCGCGACGAATTGAAAAACATGTGCCGTCGTTTTGCTCGCGCGGGATATTACACCGTACTCCCCTCCCTATTTTATCGCATGGGCAACCCGTCTTACAACCCCGAAAAATTCATGATCGGCGGTCTCAATCTCGAAAAAACGGATCCCCTGCACCCGATGAACCTCAACACCAGCACGACCAATGCCATGGTCATCGACGACACGGGCGCACTGCTTCGCCACCTCGACAATGAAGAACCTCAAGCCAATGCCCAACGGGTCGGCACTATCGGCACCTGTATGGGCGGCCGCCACGCCCTCTTTGCTGCAGCAACGTATCCCGATCACGTTTTGGCCTTTGCCTCCATTCACGGCGGCAAACTCGTCACCGATGCACTGGACTCACCCCATCTCGCCATACCCAAACTCAGAGCCGAAGGCTACTTTGGCTGGGCAGACCAGGATGCCGGCGCAACCGAAGAACACTTACAACTCTACAAAACCGAACTCACCCGCTGTGACGTCCCACATCGCATTGACTTTATGCACGGCGCGCTACACGGCTATTTCTTTCCCCAGCGTTTAACGCACTACCACGAAGACGCCGCCGAAAAATCCTGGAATGCAGTTCTCGACTTATTCGCCCGCACCCTCAAAAGTAAAAAATAA
- a CDS encoding NTP transferase domain-containing protein, whose protein sequence is MQAVVLLAGKGTRMAMDYEGPKHLLPIAGKPVVEHALDRLPCEVRELVFIVGGPHEEAIRQHFSDGMYGGRRIVFLVQEEPLGIAHAFRVAAPVITGRWLGMVGDDIFGPRGLQKLVQQQDLSLISSRVTHPQHFGVLVTDDNGYLLRSVEKPQTFISDLVWNGAMVMDRDFFDAEIAPSARGEYETPDVWMKLIASGRKIKVIEADFWLPINDKQQLEEAEKLLGGWESDNPGK, encoded by the coding sequence ATGCAAGCAGTTGTGCTGTTAGCCGGCAAGGGAACGCGGATGGCGATGGATTATGAGGGACCGAAGCACTTATTGCCGATAGCGGGAAAGCCCGTCGTGGAGCACGCACTGGATCGATTGCCGTGCGAGGTACGCGAACTCGTATTCATTGTAGGAGGACCGCACGAGGAGGCGATTCGCCAGCACTTTTCTGATGGCATGTATGGGGGGCGGCGCATTGTATTTCTCGTTCAGGAAGAGCCATTGGGTATCGCCCATGCATTTCGGGTCGCTGCACCTGTAATCACCGGGCGGTGGCTGGGCATGGTTGGCGATGATATTTTTGGACCGCGTGGCCTTCAGAAACTCGTCCAACAGCAGGACCTTTCTCTCATTAGCTCGCGAGTGACGCATCCTCAACATTTTGGAGTTCTGGTGACAGATGACAACGGATACCTCCTTCGGTCAGTCGAAAAGCCCCAAACGTTTATTTCAGATTTGGTTTGGAACGGCGCGATGGTCATGGACAGAGATTTCTTTGACGCGGAAATCGCACCATCCGCACGCGGCGAATACGAAACGCCCGATGTATGGATGAAACTGATTGCATCTGGCCGAAAAATTAAAGTGATCGAAGCTGATTTTTGGCTGCCAATTAACGATAAGCAACAACTTGAAGAAGCCGAAAAATTACTCGGCGGTTGGGAATCAGACAACCCGGGGAAATAG
- the dgoD gene encoding galactonate dehydratase — protein sequence MKITGFETIPIRGRAMILKMFTDEGLVGYGEPMNYEHWRVVAQAVEDMAEYLVGKDPLNIEDHWQAMYRSSYSRSMPVLVGALSGIEMAMWDVFGKMVGLPVWKLLGGKVRDRIRVYTGTGGTTPEECAEAASQKVAEGFRAVKMGTSPSPVRFVDTPEKIDFMVSRVAAVREAVGYSVDIAVDLHRRLSPTMAAILVKELEPLHLLFAEEPCHPENNEALLALSRGTTVPIATGERHLTRWGFRELIEREMCAILQPDIRHCGGMLELKKIAGMAEIHNMAIAPHNAAGPVGVAASVHVMATIPNLLICEGGHNRGEDLFKTPLIFRDGFIELPTEPGLGVDMDDDALEALRDESYRLRGMFWHEDDGSFADF from the coding sequence ATGAAAATTACGGGGTTTGAGACGATTCCCATTCGGGGTCGGGCGATGATTTTGAAGATGTTTACGGATGAGGGATTGGTGGGATATGGCGAGCCGATGAATTACGAGCATTGGCGCGTGGTGGCACAGGCTGTAGAGGATATGGCCGAGTACCTGGTGGGCAAAGATCCGTTGAATATCGAAGATCACTGGCAGGCGATGTATCGCTCGAGTTATAGCCGGAGTATGCCGGTGTTGGTCGGTGCGCTGAGTGGGATTGAGATGGCGATGTGGGATGTGTTTGGCAAAATGGTGGGGCTGCCGGTCTGGAAACTTTTGGGTGGGAAAGTTCGCGATCGCATTCGCGTGTACACAGGGACGGGCGGGACGACGCCAGAGGAATGTGCGGAGGCTGCAAGCCAGAAGGTGGCAGAGGGCTTTCGCGCTGTGAAGATGGGGACTTCGCCGAGTCCTGTGAGATTTGTCGATACGCCAGAAAAAATAGATTTTATGGTTTCGCGCGTTGCTGCGGTGCGCGAAGCGGTGGGCTATTCGGTCGATATTGCAGTGGATTTGCACCGGCGGTTGAGTCCGACGATGGCCGCGATTCTGGTGAAGGAGTTGGAGCCGCTGCACCTACTGTTCGCAGAAGAGCCGTGTCATCCGGAAAATAACGAGGCGTTATTGGCGCTGTCCCGGGGTACAACTGTGCCCATTGCCACGGGCGAACGGCATTTGACGCGCTGGGGATTTCGCGAACTCATCGAGCGAGAGATGTGCGCGATTTTGCAACCGGATATTCGCCATTGTGGGGGTATGTTAGAATTGAAAAAGATCGCGGGGATGGCAGAGATTCACAATATGGCGATTGCGCCTCACAATGCGGCCGGGCCTGTGGGGGTGGCAGCGTCGGTGCATGTAATGGCAACGATTCCAAATTTGTTGATTTGCGAGGGCGGTCATAACCGTGGAGAAGACTTGTTTAAGACGCCTCTAATTTTTCGAGATGGTTTTATTGAATTGCCAACTGAGCCGGGTTTGGGTGTGGATATGGACGATGATGCACTCGAGGCTTTGCGCGATGAATCTTATCGCCTGCGCGGGATGTTCTGGCATGAAGATGACGGATCTTTTGCGGATTTTTGA
- a CDS encoding amidohydrolase family protein: MNFRGKLVDTSQVVTVQTDGEKIAAIHRREAGDAIGGDDVWIAPAIFDVQVNGVGGINYKAKDLTVEKIVETAAWMHRTGTGLWCPTVTTSSEEDAVHGLALLAKACEESEVARASFVGFHVEGPYIASEDGPRGAHPLAHVRDPDWDEFQRYQEAAGGRIAIFTLAPERDGALEFIEKVAATGVIVSIGHSGASPERIQEAVAAGAQMSTHLGNGAHAELPRHPNYIWEQLAADALWAGIIPDGFHLPPAVLKSFYRAKGKERLCLVSDVASIAGLSPGIYGSESGLGQSELHANGKISLAGTPYLAGAGLFLDSGIPNAVRFTDASLSDAIEMTSINPARLLGIEDRVGSVDVGKEASLSLFRWEDGQEKLDVVATVVRGQVVYQAA; this comes from the coding sequence ATGAATTTTAGGGGCAAACTGGTTGATACGTCGCAGGTCGTAACCGTGCAAACAGATGGCGAGAAGATCGCAGCTATTCATCGCAGGGAGGCGGGAGATGCGATTGGTGGAGATGATGTGTGGATCGCGCCGGCGATTTTTGATGTGCAGGTCAATGGCGTGGGGGGGATCAACTATAAAGCCAAAGATTTGACGGTAGAGAAAATTGTGGAGACAGCGGCGTGGATGCACAGGACGGGCACGGGTTTGTGGTGTCCCACGGTGACGACTTCATCTGAGGAAGATGCGGTTCACGGTCTAGCGCTGTTGGCAAAGGCGTGTGAGGAATCAGAAGTCGCGCGTGCGTCTTTTGTCGGGTTTCACGTTGAGGGACCTTATATCGCGTCTGAAGATGGTCCGCGCGGAGCGCATCCCCTGGCGCATGTGCGCGATCCAGATTGGGATGAATTTCAGCGGTATCAAGAAGCGGCTGGTGGGCGCATTGCGATTTTTACGCTTGCGCCCGAGCGAGACGGCGCATTGGAATTTATTGAGAAGGTGGCTGCAACGGGTGTTATTGTTTCAATTGGTCATTCGGGCGCGAGTCCCGAGCGCATCCAGGAGGCGGTTGCCGCCGGTGCCCAAATGTCAACCCATCTGGGCAATGGCGCGCATGCCGAGTTGCCGCGTCATCCCAATTATATATGGGAACAACTCGCGGCAGATGCGTTGTGGGCAGGGATTATTCCCGATGGGTTTCACCTGCCGCCTGCGGTGTTGAAGAGTTTTTATCGCGCAAAAGGCAAAGAACGCCTGTGTCTGGTGAGCGATGTGGCATCTATCGCTGGTCTGTCGCCGGGTATTTACGGCAGCGAGAGCGGGTTGGGACAGAGCGAATTGCACGCCAATGGCAAAATTTCGCTGGCGGGAACGCCTTATCTGGCAGGGGCGGGTTTATTTCTGGATAGTGGTATTCCCAATGCCGTGCGGTTTACAGACGCTTCGCTGTCCGATGCTATTGAAATGACGTCGATTAATCCGGCGCGTTTGTTGGGGATAGAAGACCGCGTGGGGTCTGTGGATGTCGGTAAAGAGGCGAGTTTGTCTTTGTTCCGCTGGGAAGATGGACAGGAGAAATTGGATGTGGTGGCAACGGTGGTGCGGGGGCAGGTTGTTTATCAGGCTGCATAA
- a CDS encoding NAD(P)-dependent oxidoreductase, translating into MAKKKVVLTGASGYVAGRMLPALRERYDLTLLDVKATNREGDEVEGVQVVDLENPDRDAYRAHFRGADAVVHSGFKGTVDWQHTDYWKESDNIRMCHNVYQTCVEEGVKRIVVMSSNHACDFYERLIWADRLDFATTDMLPLSDNFYGWAKSSYEHLAFVFATGNATNGKRLESVHIRIGAPRDTIMEGQSADNLKQLHRELGAYLSARDLSQLVIKSIETENIEDENGVPFQVFFGISGNTHRFWNIDNARRVVGYAPEDDSQIRFAGEIAEIIQKAQSNHR; encoded by the coding sequence ATGGCGAAGAAAAAGGTTGTTCTAACAGGTGCATCGGGCTATGTGGCGGGGCGGATGTTGCCGGCATTGCGCGAGAGGTACGATCTGACATTGTTGGATGTGAAGGCGACCAACCGCGAGGGCGATGAAGTTGAAGGCGTGCAAGTTGTGGATTTGGAAAATCCGGATCGGGATGCGTATCGCGCCCATTTTCGAGGTGCCGATGCCGTGGTACACAGCGGGTTTAAGGGGACTGTAGATTGGCAGCACACGGATTATTGGAAGGAATCCGATAATATTCGGATGTGCCACAATGTGTACCAGACGTGTGTCGAAGAGGGTGTGAAACGCATTGTTGTGATGAGTTCAAATCACGCATGCGATTTTTACGAGCGGTTGATCTGGGCTGACCGATTGGATTTTGCCACGACTGATATGCTGCCTCTGTCTGATAATTTTTATGGTTGGGCAAAGTCGTCGTACGAACATCTGGCCTTTGTGTTTGCAACGGGCAATGCGACCAACGGCAAGCGGCTGGAGAGTGTCCACATCCGCATTGGCGCGCCCCGAGACACCATTATGGAAGGGCAGTCGGCCGATAATTTGAAGCAGTTGCACCGCGAATTGGGCGCGTATTTGAGTGCGCGGGATTTATCTCAACTGGTGATTAAGAGTATTGAGACAGAGAATATTGAAGATGAAAATGGGGTGCCGTTTCAGGTGTTTTTTGGCATTAGTGGGAATACGCACCGGTTCTGGAATATCGACAATGCAAGGCGCGTTGTGGGATATGCGCCAGAGGATGACAGTCAGATCCGGTTTGCGGGGGAGATTGCAGAGATTATTCAAAAGGCACAAAGCAACCACAGATGA
- a CDS encoding Si-specific NAD(P)(+) transhydrogenase, with protein MTCDYDIIVIGTGPGGEGAAMKSTKEGKRVAVIDNFKNVGGNSTHRATIPSKALRHYVQQLIDTNTHSTTSFPELLDRAADLIEDQVDLRTGYYERNDVDIILGRASFVDEHTVEVALLNGGIERYTAQGFIIATGSRPYQPPDIDFSHPRIRDSDSILDLTETPRIITIYGAGVIGCEYASIFRGLRIKVNLINSRSQLLSYLDDEIIDALSYHLSQNGVRIRHNEEYDRVEANDREARVFLKSNKQIVSDILLWAEGRTGNSDNMGLENIGIETDERGSILINDAYQTLAQPHIYAVGDVVGFPSLASAAYDQGRFAATHLIFGECEQHLVEDIPTGIYTIPEISSIGFTEKELTAQKVPYEVGHAYFRHIARAQVTGRLTGMLKIIFHRETLEILGIHCFGSQASEIIHIGQAIMAQEGEANTLMYFINTTFNYPTMAEAYRVAALNGLNRVK; from the coding sequence ATGACCTGCGACTACGACATCATCGTGATAGGCACTGGCCCCGGCGGAGAAGGCGCGGCGATGAAATCCACCAAGGAAGGCAAGCGCGTTGCCGTCATCGACAATTTCAAAAATGTGGGCGGCAACAGCACGCACAGAGCCACAATACCGAGCAAAGCACTGCGCCACTATGTCCAACAACTCATCGATACCAATACACATAGCACAACGAGTTTTCCCGAATTGCTCGACCGGGCCGCCGACCTCATCGAGGATCAGGTTGACCTTCGCACGGGCTATTACGAACGCAATGATGTCGATATTATCCTGGGGCGCGCATCTTTTGTCGATGAACACACCGTCGAAGTCGCATTGCTCAACGGAGGAATCGAACGCTACACAGCCCAGGGATTTATCATCGCCACGGGATCTCGTCCCTATCAACCGCCCGACATCGACTTTTCCCATCCGCGGATTCGCGATAGCGACTCCATCCTGGACCTCACAGAAACACCGCGCATCATCACCATCTATGGCGCGGGGGTAATCGGCTGCGAATACGCATCCATATTTCGCGGCCTGCGCATAAAAGTCAATCTCATCAACAGCCGCAGCCAATTGCTCTCCTATCTCGACGACGAAATCATCGACGCCCTCAGTTATCATCTCAGCCAAAACGGAGTGCGTATTCGCCACAACGAAGAATACGACCGCGTTGAAGCCAATGACAGAGAAGCGCGCGTATTTCTGAAATCCAACAAACAAATTGTCAGCGATATTCTCCTCTGGGCGGAAGGCCGTACGGGAAACTCGGACAACATGGGATTGGAAAATATCGGAATCGAGACAGATGAACGCGGCTCCATTCTCATCAACGACGCGTACCAGACACTCGCCCAACCCCACATTTATGCCGTTGGCGATGTCGTCGGTTTTCCCAGTCTGGCGAGTGCGGCTTACGATCAGGGCCGGTTTGCCGCCACCCATCTCATCTTTGGCGAATGCGAACAACACCTCGTAGAAGACATCCCCACGGGGATTTACACCATTCCCGAAATCAGTTCTATCGGATTTACCGAAAAAGAACTAACAGCTCAAAAAGTTCCCTACGAAGTGGGCCACGCCTACTTCCGCCATATCGCGCGGGCACAGGTAACGGGAAGGCTCACCGGCATGCTCAAAATTATCTTTCATCGCGAAACCCTTGAAATTTTGGGCATTCACTGTTTCGGCTCTCAGGCATCTGAAATCATCCACATTGGGCAAGCCATTATGGCGCAAGAAGGTGAAGCCAATACACTCATGTACTTTATCAACACCACCTTCAACTATCCCACAATGGCCGAAGCCTATCGCGTTGCCGCGCTCAACGGGCTTAACAGAGTAAAATAA
- a CDS encoding amidohydrolase family protein, with the protein MARWLARWAKFSMQILQRTNANTFFGPMPSAFLRNRELRPQNLVPVKERKQKMLIDVNAWLGIWPFRSLRDNTPDALITRLDRSGIDKAVVSYIEAAFHRHPQSANERLARDVEPHDRLIPVGTINPLSPHWEDDLTACIDFGMKGIRLFPQYHNYQADGAESRSVVQACAQCNLPVFIPHRLEDVRQHHWMDPGQSVDLAQLANLIASVPDAAIIIPNARPLARSPLWVREDLRDLNWYVDLSLAEIHYGLHKNTNAMKDLGYLIEEGGANHILFGTHLPISYAGPALVKLAILPVDEEALEDIKYRTAAKLLNL; encoded by the coding sequence ATGGCACGATGGCTGGCTCGGTGGGCAAAGTTCTCGATGCAGATCTTACAGAGGACGAACGCGAACACATTTTTTGGACCAATGCCGAGCGCATTCTTGCGCAACAGGGAGCTACGCCCACAGAACCTCGTACCAGTTAAAGAAAGAAAACAAAAAATGCTCATAGATGTAAATGCCTGGCTCGGCATATGGCCTTTTCGTTCTTTGCGAGACAATACGCCCGATGCGCTTATCACACGCCTCGACCGGTCGGGTATTGACAAAGCTGTTGTCTCTTATATTGAAGCCGCATTTCACAGGCATCCACAATCGGCGAATGAGCGGCTCGCCCGCGATGTTGAACCGCATGATCGCCTTATTCCAGTTGGTACAATTAATCCTCTGTCGCCGCATTGGGAAGATGATCTGACAGCCTGTATTGATTTCGGTATGAAGGGGATTCGCCTTTTTCCGCAATATCACAACTATCAGGCCGATGGTGCTGAGAGCCGAAGCGTCGTTCAGGCATGCGCTCAGTGCAATCTCCCGGTTTTTATTCCGCACAGACTCGAAGATGTTCGGCAGCATCACTGGATGGATCCGGGCCAGAGTGTTGACCTGGCACAACTCGCCAATCTGATCGCGTCTGTGCCCGATGCCGCGATTATTATACCGAATGCCCGTCCGCTCGCGCGGTCACCGCTCTGGGTGCGAGAGGACCTGCGCGATTTGAACTGGTACGTCGATCTTTCACTGGCCGAAATTCATTATGGTCTGCACAAAAATACCAATGCGATGAAGGATCTGGGATATTTGATTGAGGAAGGCGGTGCGAATCATATTCTTTTTGGCACGCACTTGCCCATATCCTATGCTGGTCCAGCTCTTGTCAAACTCGCTATTCTGCCCGTCGATGAAGAGGCGCTCGAAGATATCAAATACCGCACGGCGGCTAAACTTCTGAATCTTTAG
- a CDS encoding alpha/beta hydrolase, producing MQRIYKTTPQGELAIHIFEPDTNEQTAAIVFFFGGGWTGGNPQQFFPHCQYLAKRGMLATSAEYRIKSKHNTSPYECVEDGKSAVRWLRTHADELNIAPNRIASGGGSAGGHVGACTGTVPGQDAPDEDMAISSLPNAMVLFNPVVDVAGLKRLAERFPRDPREISPFQHVCSNLPPTIIFHGTDDTTVPYEQAQRFTKAMHKAGNTCELCAYEGKGHGFFNYGRDDGSAYEQTVAQMDDFLVQLGYLDPK from the coding sequence ATGCAACGCATATATAAAACTACCCCACAGGGCGAACTCGCCATTCACATCTTTGAACCCGACACTAACGAACAGACAGCCGCTATTGTATTCTTCTTTGGCGGTGGCTGGACGGGGGGCAATCCGCAACAGTTTTTTCCGCACTGCCAGTATCTCGCAAAACGCGGAATGCTCGCTACATCGGCTGAATACCGCATCAAAAGCAAACACAACACCTCGCCTTATGAATGTGTAGAAGACGGCAAATCAGCGGTTCGCTGGCTGAGGACACATGCCGATGAACTCAACATTGCCCCCAACCGCATCGCTTCGGGTGGTGGATCAGCCGGAGGTCACGTCGGCGCGTGTACCGGTACTGTTCCTGGCCAGGATGCGCCCGATGAGGATATGGCGATATCTTCCCTGCCCAATGCCATGGTACTCTTTAACCCCGTCGTCGATGTCGCTGGCCTAAAACGCCTCGCCGAACGTTTTCCCAGAGACCCGCGGGAAATCTCGCCTTTTCAACACGTCTGTTCCAACCTGCCGCCCACCATAATTTTTCACGGCACGGATGACACAACCGTCCCTTATGAACAGGCTCAACGCTTCACAAAAGCCATGCACAAAGCGGGCAACACCTGTGAACTCTGCGCGTACGAAGGCAAAGGACACGGATTTTTCAACTATGGCCGCGACGATGGCTCAGCCTATGAACAAACCGTCGCGCAAATGGACGATTTTCTCGTGCAATTGGGATATCTGGATCCAAAATGA
- a CDS encoding DUF3500 domain-containing protein — protein sequence MNLEELYTQIDTANRMADAATAFLASLRPDQAATAQLGFGDENARQDWHYIPRDRLGLALKDMEAHQRDKAFALLDTGLSEQARTKARTIINLEPILAEVEGPRRRFPRDPDLYNLVVFGTPNGETTWSWRFEGHHVSVNYTIVNGTLVAPTPVFFGSNPAQVRHGEHEGLRALKEEEDLARDLLASLDSDQKRVAIISDEAPADILTRNVPQVNEEVQIEGLQLKDMTASQREVVTALIDVYITRLPNRIAAAQRANLTSLDTAAFAWAGGTNRGEGHYYRVLGSTFLAEYDCTQDEANHIHAVWRDLTNDFGSDILKQHYRDSH from the coding sequence CCCAGATTGACACGGCCAACCGCATGGCCGATGCTGCCACGGCATTTTTAGCATCTCTACGTCCCGATCAGGCGGCGACTGCGCAACTGGGCTTTGGCGATGAAAACGCACGACAGGACTGGCACTACATCCCGCGCGACCGATTGGGCCTCGCGCTCAAAGACATGGAAGCGCATCAGCGAGACAAAGCATTTGCTCTGCTCGATACCGGACTGAGCGAACAGGCGCGCACCAAAGCCAGAACAATCATCAACCTGGAACCCATACTCGCCGAAGTAGAAGGTCCCAGACGCCGATTCCCGCGCGATCCAGATCTCTACAACCTCGTAGTCTTTGGCACGCCCAATGGTGAAACCACCTGGAGCTGGCGTTTTGAAGGCCATCACGTCTCGGTCAATTACACCATTGTCAACGGCACACTCGTCGCGCCTACGCCCGTCTTCTTCGGCTCCAATCCCGCACAGGTTCGACACGGTGAACACGAGGGATTGCGCGCCCTCAAAGAAGAAGAAGACCTCGCCCGCGACTTACTCGCCTCTCTGGACAGCGACCAAAAAAGAGTGGCAATCATCAGTGACGAAGCACCCGCCGACATCCTCACCCGCAATGTCCCCCAGGTAAATGAAGAAGTCCAAATTGAGGGTCTGCAACTCAAGGACATGACCGCATCACAACGCGAGGTTGTCACTGCACTCATCGATGTATATATCACCCGCTTGCCCAACAGAATAGCAGCAGCCCAGCGTGCGAACCTCACCTCACTCGATACAGCCGCATTCGCCTGGGCTGGCGGCACAAATCGCGGCGAAGGCCACTACTATCGCGTACTCGGATCCACCTTCCTCGCCGAATACGACTGCACCCAGGACGAGGCCAATCACATCCACGCTGTCTGGCGCGACCTGACCAATGACTTTGGCAGTGATATACTCAAGCAACACTATCGGGACAGTCATTGA